The following are from one region of the Bacteroidales bacterium genome:
- a CDS encoding DUF5106 domain-containing protein has translation MKKLFIFLGFLLLSSTILFGQGYKINVKISGLSDAAIYLGYYYGKHQYVRDTAFLDKKGMTVFQTNDTVDGGVYFIVLPEQKYFEIIIDKSREFSVEADTSLSAKSLKAKNSKENTDWFAYKVFIDEKGEKLSSLIKERKRLEDADKKDSANIISEEINKINKEVISYREKYIETNGKDLLVSKIFLASTDIEVPEAPLLDNGKKDSTFSYRYYRTHYWDNFDLTDDRLLRTPIYHGKLEQYFNKILPQIADTIIKEVDTFIDKIDGNKEMFKYTVWYLTYNYETSKVMGMDAVFCFIVDKIYTKNRAFWVSENVNKKIIESAEKKKPNLIGKVAPELILLGENNNFISLHSINADYTILYFWDPSCGHCREETPKLINLYNDVKNTMNLKVYAVCSDTSITSWKEDLKAKKMEPFINVNGTQSVKGNYHDLYDIFSTPVVYILDKKKRIIAKRISVDKIKGFLDFYIKHPMFED, from the coding sequence ATGAAAAAACTTTTTATTTTTTTAGGATTTTTGCTCTTGTCATCTACAATTTTATTTGGTCAGGGCTATAAAATAAATGTTAAAATAAGTGGACTTTCAGATGCTGCTATATATTTAGGCTATTATTATGGAAAACATCAGTATGTAAGAGACACTGCTTTTCTTGATAAAAAGGGAATGACTGTTTTTCAAACGAACGACACTGTTGACGGCGGCGTATATTTTATTGTTCTTCCAGAACAAAAATATTTTGAAATAATTATTGATAAAAGTCGAGAATTTAGCGTTGAAGCTGATACAAGTCTTTCAGCAAAAAGTTTGAAAGCTAAAAACTCTAAGGAAAATACCGATTGGTTTGCCTATAAAGTTTTTATTGATGAAAAAGGAGAAAAGCTAAGTTCGCTAATAAAAGAAAGAAAACGACTTGAAGATGCAGATAAAAAAGATTCTGCAAATATAATTTCAGAAGAAATAAATAAAATAAATAAAGAGGTAATTTCTTATCGAGAAAAATATATTGAAACAAATGGAAAAGACTTGTTGGTCTCTAAAATATTTTTAGCATCAACAGATATTGAAGTTCCTGAAGCTCCATTACTTGATAATGGAAAAAAAGATTCTACTTTTTCATACAGATATTATCGAACGCATTATTGGGACAATTTTGATCTTACAGATGACAGATTATTGCGAACCCCGATTTATCACGGCAAACTTGAACAATATTTTAATAAAATTTTACCACAAATAGCAGATACAATTATAAAAGAAGTAGATACTTTTATTGATAAGATAGATGGAAATAAGGAAATGTTTAAATATACTGTTTGGTATTTAACCTATAACTACGAAACATCTAAAGTAATGGGAATGGATGCTGTTTTTTGCTTTATTGTGGACAAAATTTATACAAAAAATCGTGCATTTTGGGTTTCTGAAAATGTAAATAAAAAAATTATAGAATCTGCTGAAAAGAAAAAACCAAATCTTATTGGAAAAGTTGCTCCAGAGCTTATTTTGCTTGGAGAAAACAATAATTTTATTTCTTTACACTCAATTAACGCAGATTATACTATTTTGTATTTTTGGGATCCATCTTGTGGTCATTGTAGGGAAGAAACCCCAAAACTTATTAATTTATATAATGATGTAAAAAACACAATGAATTTAAAAGTATATGCAGTATGCTCTGATACAAGTATTACTTCATGGAAAGAAGATTTGAAGGCAAAAAAAATGGAGCCATTTATAAATGTAAACGGGACCCAGTCTGTAAAAGGAAACTACCATGATTTGTATGATATTTTTTCAACTCCTGTAGTCTATATTCTTGATAAAAAGAAACGAATAATAGCAAAACGTATTTCTGTTGATAAAATCAAAGGTTTTTTAGATTTTTATATAAAACATCCGATGTTTGAAGATTGA
- a CDS encoding DUF5063 domain-containing protein translates to MEENNNSYSPILELLTVAKEYCFFIEKISSFDNEKTFDFLRKILPLLYVKGSAIKTIDNVDDSFMQRYVTEEMYENIFNDIRNKIGNKNVFYTFDEDLKESVEMNMSECLSDIYQDLKDVSIAYFNGIENEKQSAQYCLKEWFASRWGMCIAKLMPYLHYLFEKETNNQNGIEFD, encoded by the coding sequence ATGGAAGAAAATAATAATTCATATTCACCAATTTTAGAATTGCTTACAGTAGCAAAAGAATACTGCTTTTTTATAGAAAAAATTTCTTCTTTTGACAATGAAAAAACATTTGATTTCCTTAGGAAAATTTTACCATTACTTTATGTAAAAGGTTCCGCAATTAAAACAATAGATAATGTTGACGATTCTTTTATGCAACGATATGTTACCGAGGAAATGTATGAAAATATTTTTAACGATATTCGCAATAAAATTGGCAACAAAAATGTTTTTTATACTTTTGACGAAGATTTAAAAGAGTCTGTAGAAATGAACATGTCAGAATGCTTATCAGATATTTATCAAGACTTGAAAGATGTTTCTATTGCTTATTTTAATGGAATAGAAAATGAAAAACAAAGTGCCCAATATTGCTTAAAAGAATGGTTTGCTTCAAGATGGGGCATGTGTATTGCTAAATTAATGCCTTATTTACACTACCTATTTGAAAAAGAAACAAACAACCAAAACGGAATAGAATTTGATTAA
- a CDS encoding response regulator transcription factor, protein MKNNKIFILLAEDDVNMGIILHSFLTAKGFEVLLARDGVEAVEKFTHNSGIDLALIDVMMPEKDGFTVATEIKKANPSLPLIFLTARSMQNDILKGFQIGADDYITKPFSMDVLLARINALINRTKVVSKEPEKQTKLGKLIFDFSRQTISDGTTTIKMTAREAQLLKLLSENKNQITDRKTALDMIWGRDDYFNSRTMDVYVTKIRKMLSMDSSIELINIHGKGYKLMCD, encoded by the coding sequence ATGAAGAATAATAAGATATTTATTTTACTTGCAGAAGATGATGTAAATATGGGAATTATTTTACATTCATTTTTAACAGCAAAAGGCTTTGAAGTTTTATTGGCTAGAGATGGCGTTGAAGCAGTCGAGAAGTTTACTCATAACTCAGGCATTGATTTAGCTCTAATTGATGTTATGATGCCCGAAAAAGATGGATTTACAGTTGCTACGGAAATAAAAAAAGCAAACCCTTCGTTACCGCTGATTTTCTTAACGGCAAGATCTATGCAAAATGACATTCTTAAAGGTTTTCAAATAGGTGCTGATGATTATATTACAAAGCCATTCAGCATGGATGTTTTGCTTGCAAGAATAAACGCTTTGATTAATAGGACAAAAGTTGTAAGTAAAGAACCTGAAAAACAAACTAAACTTGGAAAACTAATTTTTGATTTCAGCCGACAAACAATTTCTGATGGAACAACAACTATTAAAATGACGGCTCGAGAAGCTCAATTGTTGAAATTATTATCGGAAAATAAAAATCAAATAACAGACCGCAAAACAGCGCTAGATATGATTTGGGGGAGAGATGATTATTTCAATTCAAGAACTATGGACGTTTATGTTACAAAAATTCGCAAAATGCTTAGCATGGACAGTTCTATAGAATTAATAAATATACATGGAAAAGGTTATAAATTAATGTGCGATTAA